ctttatgatgttgaggcatGTTCTGTCTGTCCCTActctgttgagggtttttatcaagaatggatgctgcattttgttaaatgctttttctgcatctattgacagaattatatggttcttatctttaattaatgtggtgtatcgccttgattgatttgtggatattgagccaCCCCTGCaggccaggaataaatcccacttgaccatggtgaatcattcttttcatgtactgttggattcaatttgctagtatcttgttgagaatttttgcatccatgttcatcagggatattggcctataattctcctttttagtgaggtctttggttttggaatgaaagtaattctggcctcatagaatgaatttggaagttttccttccatttctatttttttgaacagtttgagaggaataggtatcaactcttctttaaatgtccgGTAGAATTCtgctgggaagccatctggccctggacttttgtttcttgggagatatttgattacttattcaattaCTTTGCTGGTAAAGGGtcagttcaaattttctaattcttcgggggagaggggaaaatgggtgatgggcattgaggagggtacttattgggatgaacactgggtgttgtatgtaagcgatgaatcatggtaatctacccccaaaaccaagagcacactatatacactgtatgttagacaacttgacaataaattatattaaaaagaaaattgttgtaaaaattaaacaaaaatttttttctatttcttcctgtttcagtttggcagtttatatgtttttaggaatttgtccattttttccagattgcccagttttttggcatataattttttataatattctcatgattatttgtatttctgtggtattggttgtcatctttactcttttatttgtgattttatttatttgcgtcctttctcttttctttttgataggtTTGGCTAGGGgtttacaaattttattaattctttcaaagaaccatctcttagtttcattgatctgttgtagtgtggttttgtttgtttctatattatttattactgttttaatatttattatttaccttcttctgctggctttaggctttatttgaggttccttttctagctccttttggtggaagattaggttgtgtatttgagacttttcttgcttcttgatgtaggtcTATATTGCTACATCCCTCTTAGGACtgcatttgctgcatcccaaagtgtttggactgtcatgttttcattttcatttgcttccttgTATTTTAgatctcttctttaatttcctggttaacccattaattctttagtaggatgttctttaacctacATGTATTTGTGGttctttctgatatttttcctgtggttgacttcaagtttcatggagttgtggtctgaaaataagcacggtatgatctcaatctttttgtacttgttgaggcctgatttgtgaccagtatgtgatctgttctggagaatgttccatgtgcactagaaaaTAATGTGTACTttgctgctttagggtgaaatgttctgtatatatctgttaagtctgtcTTGTCCAgtgtgacctcagccgaagttagatgcttaactgattgagccacccaggtgccccatcccattcagtactttgaatatatcatgccaatCCCTTCttgcctgccaggtttctgtggagagCTCTGCTGGGAACCTGGTTTGTCTTCctttataggttaaggacttttttcccctactGCTTTCAGgcttctttccttgtctgtgtattttgtaaaatttagcacaatatgtcttggtgttggccagCTTTTGTCGATTTTTATGAGACTTTTCTGtgcctccaggattttgatgtctgtttccttccccagattagggaaattttcagctataatttgctaaaataaactttttgctccccctttcctcttttttgggGACTCCTATGATACTCATGTTATTATGCTTCATGTAGTCACAgagttctctaagtctacatttgtgatctgatactttcctttccctcttctttcatcTTCAGTATTTCccctaattttatcttctttatcacttattcattcctctgcttcttccaaccTTGTTGTCATTACATCCTATCAGTTTTTCATCTCAgttatggtattttaaaatttttgcctgactagtttttagttcttttatctctgcagtaagggactCTGTAGTGTCTTATATGcctttctcaagcccagctagtatctttaagattgttgttttaaattctggttcaggcataTTACATACATGttttgattaaatcactggctgtgacctcttcttgttcttcttttggagtgaattcctccatctttttttttctaggtcactgtgtgtgtgtgtgtgtgtgtgtgtgtgtgtgtgttaggaaagcctgttttatttccttctcctgaGAGTAACGGCTATGTTAAGAAGAGGTcctatactgtccagggcctgatgcttcaggaagtgtttcagAGTGTGTactctgcttttgtgttttggctgctcttacCCTCAGTTgatcctctgcagagtttctccttgcctgcagtggggtgTTTGGACTTTGTCCAGTGTGTGGCATTTTAACTAGTTATGCTTTGATCTCATTGTTAAAATAAGTCTGATCCTATATgcactagagctgaagcttttcAGCACTCTATGAACAGTAGACTTGGTGTGTGCAAGGGTTTGTGCTGGTCGTCTAGGGTAGGAGCCTGCTGCACTGGTTCTCAGGCACACTTGCCCTAGTCCAGAAGCATCTGCAGAGCACAGGGTGCAGGGCATGGTATAAATGGCTCCAGCCTCCACTGGGGTGCTGTGTTGCTCATGGAAGTCTGTCAGCAGTGCTGATGGGAGAGGGGGAAATATTATTTCCCTGGCTTTCTCATCCCTGGAGAGGAGCATTCATGCCTGCtgctgttcaggaagccctcacagaagagtgaAGAATCTCCCCTTTGTGTCCCTGGCTTCTATTAGATCCCTGCCTTCATCCTGTGTCCAAGCCAGTTCTGTGATATACCTCAGGTGCATGGCtaggtttcaaaactccaaattttggGGACTGGCACATTGTGGACTCACACTGATCATCTGGGGGAGGGTCTTACCATGCTGTGGCTGGTGCTagtttgtcccagaaaagcagttgCACAATCACACAAGGGCTCAGACTACATGGTAAAGCACCGAAAGAAGCCAGCACCAAGGTTTGCTACTCTCATCTGATGTCTCTGCTCCTATGTTAATGAACAGGGCAGCACATTGGTGCCTGCCAGCATTTTTGCCTCCTGAGAGGCTGTGCCACATCTCCCAAATGCATTCCAAGAGGGGAACTGTCTTTTCCAGTGCAACCCAAAGGATCTCAAACCACACTGTCCACTCCGgggcctctgcctccttccccacaggAGTACCACTATTGCTGCCAGGCTTTACCTGGGGGTGGTGCAGACTcctaaaacttcagactttgagcTTCCTTGCTTGTAAAAACTTGTGATAATCAGCCTCTCTACTTTTCctagtcaatggttttgggggaATGTTTCTCTTGTGCAATTTCCTGtgtgtcaccttctctctgtttctctctctctttctcctctctccaagATCAAggatccctcccctctgcagcacccacAGTTCTTTTCTCCCCAGTCATATCTCCACAACTTTTATCTTCCACAGTGtggcttcttttctccctctggttctgcagtttgttctctcagcATTCAGATAAATTTCTTGGGTGTTTGGAGTGATTTGGCATTTatatagctgtgtttgagggacaaggcaaGCATAGGACCCCCTActgctccaccatcttaactccttttCTGTATGtcccagcattttcttttctatttgaacttttattttgttaaaaaaaaaactcagaaaaattgcAAGAGCAttacattaaacacacacatactcttcACCTCTATTCACCAATTAGAGTTTGCcatattttctgtatatagtcTTTTAAATTCTTCTGTAGGCTACAAATATTATGACaatttattccaaatattttagcATGTATCATGGAAGTATAGGTATATTCTCTTATATAACCATAGTATAATgatcaaattcagaaaatttaataTTGCTCTACTACTAGTAACTAATACACTGACCATGTACAAATTTTGCCAATTATGGCAATAGTATcctttatggaattttttttttctgatctagTATCCAATCCTGAACCTCAGATTGCTTTTAGATGTTGTATTTTTTAGATTCATTTTCTCTGGAACACTTCTTtcaccttccttcttctttcatgATATTTAGCATTTTTACATGTACATGTCAGTTGTATTATAGAATGTCCTTTAATTTTGGCTCTTGTATTCTTTTCTgaggtatttaattttttcctattgaCCATATTCAGGttataaattttgatttttttcaggttaTGCATTTTAGATGGtaatatattaacattattatttctCTATTGGTGAATCACATCCAGAGACCCATGATAGGTCCCACTGTTGATGATATTAATTTTTGTTCACCTGGTTAAGGAGGCACTTTAAAAAACTCATATGTTGTATTTGAAATCTCCAAAGCCATATGAAATATCcaaattttagagattttttaaaagatatcctTAGGAGTTGTGATGTCCTAAGTACAAAAGAATACAAGCGTCCCTCAGTGGTTCTCTTCAGATCCAAAAAGTTCTCCAAGTTTATAGTTTTGCATCTGAAAATACTAAACCCAATTAGTTCTCAAGGAGCTTTGAGGAATGCCAGATTGTAGATGTAACTGATCATGGAGTGGTGTGAAGGACCTTCAAGACAAGGGACTAGGAAGCTGAGCTGGTGCTGAGCAGTGTATATGGAGAATATGGCCTTGAATTGAGGCCATGGAGGACAGTAAAGATGTTACTCTGAATACAAAAGATCCTTCAGGTCACATTTCCAATTCATAGCACTGAAAGATCTTGTTTTTCCATGGCACAATGCTCAACAGCTGAAGATACGAtttcactttattaaaaattaatctatGCTATTTTCTAGTGACCACGTTTTATGAAGAAGTAGTGAAAGTGTAGTTTGATGTCTGCCTAATGCACTCTTTAATgacaatgtttatagaagctttaagAATTTGTAATGAAGTAATATTATCAATCAATTAAAGCACAATgtaaattataattacaaaagtaaaatgataTACCTAAGTAGTGTGCAATATGAATTTTCATCTATTGTTCTAGGACATAAAATATGTTCAATTATTTCTCTAAACCAATGGTTTTCAAAGCCCAATTCATGGACCAATGCCAGTATCAGGATCACTTGGGAAGGtgttagaaatttaaattctGGGGCTCTACCCAaaatctactgaatcagaaacttagGAGATAGGCCTcacagtctgtgttttaacaggTCCGACAGTTAAATCACAGtctgtgattctgatgcaggctcAAATTTGAGAATCCTTCCTCTAGACCACTGGCTCTCAGTCACAGGTGACTTTGCCTTCAAGGCACATTTATCAATATCTgcagacatttttagttgtcataACTGGGACAgaaggtgctactggcatctagtggatggAGGCCAGGGGTGCTACTAAGTATTCTAAAAATGCACAAGACAGCCCTcaccccacaacaaagaattgtccAGCCTAAAATGTCCAttgtgccaaggttgagaaaccctaaCTCGCCAAGAATTTAAACCTCAGTCAGTTTCTGAGGGTTGGAGGGACTTCATTCTCAATCTGTAGCCTAATGCCAGGCTTAGGTGGACCAGAAGGAAACAGGTTCTTAATCCAGGTGATTACCTTCATTCCAGTGTTCTCTTTGCTATTTCTTTTGAACTGTTGGGGCAAGGACCCCTCCCAGCTCACCTGTCACCACCAGGAAGAATATCCCTCCACACTCCCAACTAGACTCTCCCATGAGACAATTATCAGAACTTCACAGAATCCAGGCATCCTGAAATAATGTGCCGAGGGCAAGTGGGGGCAATGGGTAACCATGCCCTCCCCatcaccttctgtctctctcagttaATATCCACTCCCTAGGTCTTGGCActcctacttctctctctccataaacTCACCCATGCGCTCTCCTGGTGTgagtgtgaggaggggacagACAGGCTAACATTAAGTCTTTGTCTTATTAACCCTCTCTGCTATATCATGTGTATCACATTTAACCTAATTTCTCCTATGTACTTGTATATATTTAGTGTACCTCTAAAGCAGTAATCAGAGGAAAAGAATCTCTACAGACCTAATGAGCAGAATATGCTTGCTGAGTACTAAGGAAAAGGCCatagaaagaaagaggaataagtTATAATGCCCAGAAAATATTACCCTTTCCTGGAAGATTTGGCAGGGCTCTACCAATCCGTGTACTAGGAGTTCTAGGAGAAGCTATTTGGGGCACCAGGTAGCTGATGAAGGAGCATCACAGAGATCCCAGAAGTGTGGGAGGCTAAATTATGTGGGGCCCACTGAGGGAGTACCTGGGCTGCTTCATAGTGATAAATCTAAAGGAATCCCATCTGCAGTTCGAGTGCAGGGACTGGGGTGGTCTTGCTGACCAATCACACTGCTTCCCTGGAGCCCAAACAGTGCCATTCCTTTACTGATGATTACAATTATAACttattctttctgtcttcccaggTCTATCTGACATGGTCTTCTGTGCAGGGCTGCTTCACAGGGGCACACAGTGCCACTGGTTCCAGCCACAGGGTATGGTGATATGATCAAGTTTCTTAGAAACTTTCTGCATAGTTTTGTTACTCTTGTCAACGTGAGAATATATGGGGAAGCCAAGTTTGTTTAGATAGTGACTATGGGAATAGATGACTTGGGTGATAAGGCCGTGGGCCCGGTACTCAGGCAGGGTACCCGCCATCCGTAACTCTCCTGTCTGGTCCATCAGGTTCCAGGATACAGGCGTCCCCTCAGGCCCCAGCAGGCAGAAGGTGGGGAAGTTCTGGATACAGCGCTCGATGAATCTTTGGCTCCTCTCATTGCCGCCAAAATGCCAGAATTTATTCACCAAGGCAGCGTGGGTAACATCCAGGGAGGAGGGTTTAAACATCTCTTGGCAGCTATGGAGGGAAAGCAAAGTCTGTGAGTATGgaggtttttatttgttcttccctCTActgttttgagaggcagagtaggtagaggaaataagaaacacaaagcCTGGAGTGTAGGTGAGTTTGTGATGACAAAGGGATGGAAAAGTCCACTGTTGTTGGAATGAGTGAGCAGGAAGAACAGGATAGGTCGAAGAAGCTGGCAGAAATCAGATATAGTccagatgagaaaagaaatggtGGAGTATTTTAAGCAAAGGAGGAATATGGTATGAATTACATCTTAAGAAAAGATTACTCTGACTGTTTTGAAGAATATTGACTGCAGATGGGCCAGAGTGGAAGCAGGGTGGGAAAATGGGAGGCTGTCTCAGTACTGAGAGCAGTAAGTGATGCAGAGTGATTTGTATCAAACTCACATGGCCTTGGGTTTGCCACTGTTGGGTGATACGTTCTTTCCCTCCAGCAGGGAAGGAATTAGTTTCTTCATTGTCTCAGCCATCATATAGAGAATGCAATGTGTTTGCTTGACTTGGAAGGATTTAGTAGCTGCAAGATTTTGTATCACCTCATTCAGGCTGAGCTGTGAACCTAGATGGGATTATGAGGAGAGACAATGATTTAATAAGTACATGCTGTGGAGAAGCTCCCCATTGGAGTAGGAAGTGTCTGGGATTTACAGTCAGAGAACCTAGGTTCTGGGCTCAGTGCTGCTGCTGTGTAACCAGAGTCAAGTAGTCAGGATTTGTGCAATTTTCCCTGTTTTATGTAAGGGAAAACATGCCCAGAAATTCATTAAGCCATTGGTGGCAAAGCAACTGGAACCAGGTTTTCTGGGCTACATAATCATGTAGTTTTGATAATTAAAGgagagaagttttttttaaaaagtagtagcCAATATCCATTGTGTACTTACTATGTTCCCAGTGTAGTAGATTGTTGCAGTAATGGCCTATATTCGCCCACATCTCCTTGTATCCATTCCTTGGCATAGTCCTTGCCTGCACTGCATCTGACCTTGGCCATATGATTTGCTTTGGCAGTGGGGAAGAATGAACTTGATGCAGAGAGAAGTTTAAAAGTGCTTGCACATCAGGGTTTGCCCTCTCCTTGTGATCTCAATTACTTTGAAACCAATACCATACAAATAGCCTAGGCTAGCCTGCTGAGGTCAGGTGCTCCTATCATTCCATCACCATGGCAGCCAATGCTGACAGCCAGAACCATCATTCAGACATGTGACTGAGGCCATGTTAGAGCAATCAGGCCATAGTCCACCCATCAACTGATGGCAATTGCATGAGTAAGCCCAAGAGACACCAGCAGAACTGCCTTGCAAAGCCTAATACAAACTGTAGATTCACAGAATTATGCAGCAAAAGTCAACTACACATCCAGGTATTATAGTAAGAAATCCCTATTCAAGATTTCATGTAATCTTTTCAATGCCCCTGTGTTCTAggaactattattatcctcatttatgTATATGAAAGTCATGGTCTCCAAGAGGATAAGTCATGTGGCTAGGGTCACATAGCAAGTAACAGGCAGATGCCATCCTAGGGAGTCTGACTCGGGGCGGGGGGCATATCCACACCATGACAGTTGTCCTTTATGATCTGGGAGGTGCTTTATGGCACAAGTCATCATTCTCATTCCAGGAATGGAAGACCTTGGGTGAAGCCCTCCTTTGGTACCCAGTTACCCTAAGGGATCCTGCATATGTCTACAAAATATGCCATAAATCGTTGGCTATCCAGGAATTATATTATGTTCCCCTATATGAAGCCCATTTTTTGCAAGCTTTGAAggtgtttttttctccctttatgaGGGAGTTAAAAAATTGGCAGCAGGCTGAGGGTCTGGAGCTTGGGGGAAGGAGATATGAGTCATAGGGAAAATTGTTCAGGACAGAGAATTGAGTCCGCACCCATCCCATTTCTCTTACTTTGGATCTGCAAATGCTGTTTCCAGTTGATGACTTCTGGTGAGACGAGACATTTCTGACAGTTCTTGAAGTCCTTGGAGTAGATTTGGTAAGTATTGGTGTAGTGATCAAGATCATCTGTCATCTCCTATGATCAttgggaaaagggaaataaaacaaattacttaTATTTCACTATTGCAATACTTTTTTCTAAATTCCACTATACTGTGAGTTTTTAACATTGAAATattgttgacacacaatgttacaatagtttcaggtgtacaatatagggattcaacaagtctatacttTATGGTGTGCTCACAattatagctaccatctgtcaccatataacactattacaccaccactgactatattccctatgctctacCTTTTATAGCATGAGTTATTCATGCTATAAcaggaagcctgtatctcccactacccttcacccattttgcccatccctctgccctcttccttctggcaaccaccagtttgttctgtgtatttatgggtctgtttctgatttttgtttgttcatttgtttcttagattccacatatgagggaaatcatacagtatttgtctttctctgtctgacttattttactttgcataacaccctctaggtccatccatgttgtcatagatggcaagatctcattctttttatggctgagtaatactccattgtgtgtgtgtgtgtgtgtgtgtgtgtgtacacactacatcttctttatccatttttctatcggtggacatttgggttgcttccacatcttggctattgtaaataatgctataaacataggggtgtgtatattttttcaaatttatgtttttgttttctttgggtaaatacccggcAGTAGAACTATTGGGTCGTAtggtatttctagttttaattttttttctattttttttattttagagagagagcacaagtaggggaaaggggcagaaggagagagagaatcctgagcaggctccatgctgagcatggagccccatgtgggactcgatcccacgaccctgggatcttgacctcaactgaaatcaagagtcaaaccctCATCTGACTGAAGCACCCAcatgcccctctatttttaatttttttgaagaacatccttactgttttccacagtgactataccaatttgcatttccaccaacagtgcatgagggttcctttttctccacatcctcgccgacacttgtttcttgtctttttgactatagccattctgacagctgtaaggtgatacctcattatggttttgatttgtatttccctggtgattagtaatgttgaggaTCCTTCATGTTTCTGGGCtatgtgtatgtcttttttgggaaaatatctaatTCATgttgtcctatttttttcttttctttttaaaattgtatttaatttattttttaaatttacatccaagttagttagtttatagtgcaacaatgatttcaggagtagattccttaatgccctttacccatttagcctatcacccctcccacatcccctccagtaaccctctgtttgttctccatatttaagagtctcatatttttgtctccctcgctgtttttatattatttttgtttcccttcccttatgttcatctgttctgtgtcttaaagtcctcatatgagtgaagtcatatgatatttgtttttctctgactaatttcgcatagtataataccctctagttccatccatgtagttgcaaatggcaagatttcattctttttgattgctgagtaatactccagagtgtgtgtgtgtgtgtgtgtttgtgtgtgtataaacataaataaatataaatatatatacacatcatatatatgtgtgtgtgtatatatatatacgaatatatatataccccacatcttcttaatccattcatccatcgatggacatttgggctctttccatactttggctattgttgatggtgctgctataaacattggggtgcatg
This genomic stretch from Lynx canadensis isolate LIC74 chromosome D1, mLynCan4.pri.v2, whole genome shotgun sequence harbors:
- the LOC115525703 gene encoding glycine N-acyltransferase-like isoform X1; translation: MCKVHILSLSSAISGGDRPKLSLRDLAKLTPSEGNFIAWKSALHLFLGTPAKIGVETAFQAKVPSMMFPLQGAQMLQSLERSLRKSLPESLKVYGTVFHMNQGNPFKLKALVDKWPDFNTVVIRPQEQEMTDDLDHYTNTYQIYSKDFKNCQKCLVSPEVINWKQHLQIQSSQLSLNEVIQNLAATKSFQVKQTHCILYMMAETMKKLIPSLLEGKNVSPNSGKPKAICQEMFKPSSLDVTHAALVNKFWHFGGNERSQRFIERCIQNFPTFCLLGPEGTPVSWNLMDQTGELRMAGTLPEYRAHGLITQVIYSHSHYLNKLGFPIYSHVDKSNKTMQKVSKKLDHITIPCGWNQWHCVPL
- the LOC115525703 gene encoding glycine N-acyltransferase-like isoform X2, with product MMFPLQGAQMLQSLERSLRKSLPESLKVYGTVFHMNQGNPFKLKALVDKWPDFNTVVIRPQEQEMTDDLDHYTNTYQIYSKDFKNCQKCLVSPEVINWKQHLQIQSSQLSLNEVIQNLAATKSFQVKQTHCILYMMAETMKKLIPSLLEGKNVSPNSGKPKAICQEMFKPSSLDVTHAALVNKFWHFGGNERSQRFIERCIQNFPTFCLLGPEGTPVSWNLMDQTGELRMAGTLPEYRAHGLITQVIYSHSHYLNKLGFPIYSHVDKSNKTMQKVSKKLDHITIPCGWNQWHCVPL